In the Paenibacillus sp. FSL H7-0357 genome, one interval contains:
- a CDS encoding IS110 family transposase: MGKSLHIQGLKGTKFSQQLRGVNLEQVLIVAIDAAKLHQKALICNYFGDILAKPFFFSVNQSGMQTLYHAIEQAVASTGAVRLFLGIEATGHYYEDIVREMAKQGYLVQILNAYTTFEERASALNWCKTDDLDLVAIAHALKSNKATEFRLAEGLQRQLHVLTRARRSEIRKRSTLRMEIRTLMDIVWREFQGYADHQNGRARKIKVFSNFWGKASLFFMEHYPHPAAICKLGETGLRRLSIQHNLKLRVAAIRKLLLVAAESLSSDEQTLRPELLLLRMKLQDLRAFDAKIDTLEQEIEALLLQTDGRVLLTVPGLGVSTAAELYAEIGDVSHYTHAGQLIKKAGTNPVVKQTGGSAGSYGKISKQGNSHLRYVAYLAGRSLCLHNPDLKPFYERLKSRGKHPRSIFVAMGNKMLKIAFAMLRDKKPFLSTKPSCPFAKEINKKLRFSCFITLDVA; this comes from the coding sequence ATGGGGAAATCCCTACACATTCAAGGCTTAAAGGGAACCAAGTTCAGTCAACAACTACGGGGTGTTAACCTGGAGCAGGTCCTCATCGTTGCTATCGATGCGGCCAAACTCCACCAAAAAGCCCTGATCTGCAATTATTTCGGCGACATCCTTGCAAAACCCTTTTTCTTTTCCGTCAATCAATCCGGCATGCAGACTCTATACCATGCCATCGAACAAGCGGTGGCCTCCACTGGGGCCGTACGCCTGTTTTTAGGAATTGAAGCTACTGGCCATTACTATGAAGATATCGTTAGAGAAATGGCCAAGCAAGGCTACCTCGTCCAGATTCTCAACGCGTATACGACTTTCGAAGAGCGGGCAAGTGCGCTGAACTGGTGTAAAACCGATGACCTCGATCTAGTCGCTATCGCTCATGCGCTGAAGAGCAATAAAGCCACCGAGTTTCGTTTGGCCGAGGGCCTTCAACGGCAGTTGCATGTTCTCACCCGGGCCAGACGCTCGGAGATCCGCAAACGCTCCACTCTGCGGATGGAAATCCGAACACTCATGGACATCGTTTGGCGCGAATTTCAGGGCTATGCCGACCATCAGAATGGGCGGGCTCGGAAAATCAAGGTGTTTAGCAACTTTTGGGGAAAGGCCTCCCTTTTCTTCATGGAGCACTATCCACATCCTGCTGCGATTTGTAAGCTGGGGGAAACGGGACTCCGGAGGTTGTCCATCCAGCATAACCTGAAGCTTCGAGTCGCTGCGATTCGCAAGCTCCTTCTGGTGGCTGCGGAGTCGCTCTCATCTGACGAACAAACGCTTCGTCCCGAACTCCTTCTGCTGCGAATGAAGCTGCAGGATCTTCGCGCCTTTGACGCTAAGATCGATACGCTTGAGCAGGAGATCGAAGCCCTTTTGCTTCAGACCGACGGGCGGGTTTTACTTACCGTTCCAGGCCTTGGCGTTTCCACTGCAGCCGAGCTCTACGCTGAGATTGGCGATGTGTCCCATTACACTCATGCCGGACAGTTGATTAAGAAAGCAGGAACGAATCCCGTCGTTAAGCAAACGGGCGGAAGTGCCGGATCTTATGGAAAAATTTCCAAGCAAGGGAACTCTCATTTGCGCTATGTTGCCTACTTAGCCGGTCGAAGCCTCTGCCTGCATAACCCGGATCTCAAACCGTTTTACGAGCGGTTAAAGAGCCGCGGGAAGCATCCTCGCTCCATTTTTGTAGCTATGGGGAATAAGATGCTGAAAATTGCATTTGCGATGCTACGTGACAAGAAGCCCTTTCTCTCCACCAAGCCCTCTTGTCCGTTTGCCAAGGAGATCAATAAGAAGCTCCGTTTTAGCTGTTTCATTACGCTGGATGTTGCCTGA
- a CDS encoding amidase, producing the protein MVLNNRFGAYIDPELEVPNLVSGKLNGLSFAVKDVFAVSGHRSSAGNPHWLRSHEPSSAHAAAVLKLLQSGASLRGAAHTDELMYSLGGENYHYGTPVNPRAEGRIPGGSSSGSAVAVASGSVDFALGTDTGGSIRVPSAYCGVYGFRPTHGVVEIDGVIPLAPGFDTVGWIADSAGMLLQVGEVLLGRVEGGAGEPEDSSGKSNVLQQMAKLFIGMDGWALAGPESSASLKQGLDLLQAGVGQTLETEVSPEGLTNWMDVFRELQGAEIWATHGAWIEREQPVFGPDIAARFAWAASVAGQDHSWAQSQRDDITARLRHLLGEDGCLVIPTVPGPAPLRGGDLRQLELNRSGAMMLSCIAGLAGLPQVTLPVAGPGGLPLGLSVIGGYGQDLRLLSWVRRLWQ; encoded by the coding sequence ATGGTCCTTAATAACCGTTTCGGCGCATATATTGACCCGGAGCTGGAGGTGCCGAACCTTGTGAGTGGCAAGCTGAATGGGCTGAGCTTCGCCGTTAAGGATGTGTTCGCGGTCTCCGGGCACCGCTCTTCCGCAGGCAATCCGCATTGGCTGCGCAGTCATGAGCCTTCATCGGCACATGCCGCAGCCGTATTGAAATTGCTGCAGTCGGGTGCCTCCTTGCGCGGTGCCGCCCATACCGATGAGCTGATGTACAGCCTGGGCGGGGAGAATTATCATTACGGCACGCCGGTCAACCCGCGTGCGGAGGGGCGTATTCCCGGAGGCTCCTCCAGCGGCTCGGCGGTGGCCGTAGCCTCCGGAAGCGTGGACTTTGCCTTGGGAACCGATACAGGCGGGTCCATCCGTGTTCCTTCGGCGTACTGCGGCGTTTACGGCTTCCGCCCGACCCACGGGGTGGTGGAGATAGACGGGGTAATCCCGCTGGCACCGGGTTTTGATACCGTGGGCTGGATCGCAGACAGCGCCGGAATGCTGCTGCAGGTAGGCGAGGTTCTGCTCGGGAGAGTGGAAGGCGGAGCGGGAGAACCGGAGGATTCCTCCGGGAAGAGTAATGTCCTGCAGCAAATGGCCAAGCTGTTCATCGGCATGGATGGCTGGGCCTTGGCTGGGCCGGAGAGTTCGGCCAGCCTGAAGCAAGGCTTGGATCTTCTCCAGGCAGGAGTCGGGCAAACGCTGGAGACTGAAGTTTCGCCGGAAGGATTAACAAACTGGATGGATGTGTTCCGCGAGCTGCAGGGTGCTGAAATTTGGGCAACCCACGGAGCCTGGATCGAGCGGGAGCAGCCGGTTTTTGGGCCTGACATTGCTGCCCGCTTCGCTTGGGCGGCAAGTGTGGCCGGGCAGGATCACAGTTGGGCGCAGTCCCAACGTGACGATATAACGGCCCGGCTGCGTCATTTGCTTGGGGAGGACGGATGTCTCGTCATCCCTACCGTGCCTGGACCCGCCCCGCTGCGCGGCGGGGACCTGCGGCAGCTGGAACTGAACCGCAGCGGGGCGATGATGCTCAGCTGCATTGCCGGGCTGGCAGGATTGCCGCAGGTAACGCTGCCTGTGGCGGGTCCCGGCGGGCTGCCGCTGGGATTGTCCGTGATCGGCGGATATGGACAGGATCTCCGCCTGCTCTCATGGGTCCGGCGGTTATGGCAATAA